The window GGAAATCCCGCTCTGCCAACGCATCGACATGATGGTAACGAAGCACCCGCTTGTCACCGGCCTGGCTGTCGTGTTGAAGCAGTTGTCGACCGGGGGCGAACTTGTCCCCATAGAATCGAATGACGTGCTCGTCTCCCACGAGGATGGGAAACGCGCTTCCGTCCGCCTCGGCACATAGCGCCGCAGCCTTGACCGCAATTTCGGGGCCGATGCCATTCGGATCGCCGATGGTGAGTGCAACGACTTCGGACGTCATAACGGCAGCGCCAGCAGTGTGTCGATACGCGAACTGTCGCAGACCACCGTTCGCTCGTTCAGCTTGGCCGCCTCGTCCGCAATCTCGTACAGATCGAAATAGCGTCCGGTCGCGTAGATGGACGTATCGCCGTCTTGCAGAATTCGCGCCACCAGGAACGAGGTCTCGCTCCGTACCATTGGGCCTTCTTTCGATATGATCGAAGGCTGCCCGAGGATGTGGCGGTAGGATTGCCGCTCATAGATGTTTGCATCGCGCAGCGCCGATACCCGATCGGAGAGCATTCCCCGCGAATTGGCAAACACAATGCCGGCCTCAAGTCCGTCGCGATAGTTCGACGAGGTCGTGATCTTGTAGAGGCAAGGACCATGGAAGAAATTCGGCCACTCCTCAAGACGATCATCGTCAATGCAGCGGGCATAGTCCGCCTGCGTTTTGGTAATATACTGCTGAACGTTGTCACTCATCTCTCTATCCTCACAGACCCATATTCGCGCGATAGGCTTTCCAGAAGCCACGCACCGACGACTCGGTCACCCGGCTCTCGCTGCTTTTTGCTTCCGCACCACCCATCTCGAGAACGGCCCGCTCATCGCTGGCGCCTGCGATGCCGCGCTGCACGAATCCGCCGACGCAGCCATCTTCCATCGAGATGTAACCGGCCGGCCCCACCAGGTTGCCCTGCTTGATGCGCGTCAGGCGCTGCTCTGGCGTGTCGTCCGCAAAGCCCAGATAAGTCCAGTTCAGATCAGTCTTGTCGACGGCCCGCGGCACGATCTGGCGGACCGCGATCGCATTCTGAATCTGCTGAAGAACGAAGGTCGGAAACACCGACAGAATCTGCAGCGTGACGCCATCGTGATATTCGTCGAACCCCTGCAGCAATGTCGGATCGGCGAGTTTGTACTCACTTTCCGAACGCAACTGCTGCTTGGCGTATTCAACATCCTTTTCTGCATCGGGATCGATGGCGGAATAGCTGACGTGATGTCCGCCGCTTTCATCGACAATGATCCCGCCCTTCTGCGATAATCGATTTAGTTCGAACGTTGTGAAGAACAGATGCAAGATGCTGGCGTGATAGGAGTCCTTGACGTTCTCCATATACAGCTTCCAGTTGTTCGGAAGCACTTGGGTAAACCGCCCCAGCACCACAGGCGTCCGGCCGCCGAGCACACGTTCAATCCGCGTCAGAATTTCTTCGCCTAAATATTCCTCGATGGAAGGAACGTCCTCGGAGAATGAGCCGAAGATCAATCCGTGCAAAATAGCGATGCGCAGCTTGCGCGGACCGTGCTGTTCCATCTTGAACGAGTCGGGCATTCCGCCCTTGCCCTTGACGCCATCCTTGAAGGCGACGCCCGTCAGATTGCCCTGCGGATCATAATTCCAGGCATGATAGACGCAGCTAAAATCCTTTCGGTGTTTGCCGCGGTGCTCTAGGCAGATCAATGCGCCGCGATGGGCGCAGCGGTTTTCGAATGCATAAATCTCGCTATCGGAATCACGTGTAACGATCACCGGCGTATCGCCGACCTGCGTCGTCAGGAAATCTCCGGCTTCGGCCAACTCGACTTCGAGTGCCAGATAATGCCAGTTCGGCCCTTGAAAAATGCGCCGCTGTTCTTCGGCATAAATTTTCTGATCCTGGAACACCCAATAAGGAACGCGGGTCAGCCCCTCCGGCCAGCTTGCCGGACTGGATTCGTTGGGCGGCAACACAATCTTGTTCATGGGCGCGTCCTCTCGCAGCTTGACATTATTGCCAAGATGTTCGAATATCGAACATATACTTCAATTTCGAACACTTTGAACCGCTCTAAATGAGCTGTCAAGGCGAGGCCCCATGGCGACGACACTTCCGAGTGAGAAGCGCGAGGGCATGGCCGGGCTTGCGAAAGGCCTGGCCATCATCGAGGCATTCTCGGTCAACTCAGTGATGAGCGTTGCCGACGCGGCGCGCGCGTCCGGCGCGACACGCGCAGCGGCTCGCAGATGCCTCCTGACATTGGTCGAGCTGAATTATCTTGAACTGTCGGGACGGGAATTCCGGCCGCTGCCGAGACTCCGCCGTCTGGGCGGAATGACATCCGGCCGGGATCAACTCATTCGCATCGCGCTACCGCTTTTGGAGCGCGCCCGCGATGAACTGGCGGAATCTGTCTCACTTGCCGTACTGGACGATGATCAATCGCTATTCATCGCTCGCGCCGAGGCTCAGCATATCGTCTCGACCGGCGTCCGCGTCGGCGCCTATTTGCCGTTGTATTGTTCGGCGACCGGACGGGTCTTACTGGGCAGCCATGCGGATGCCGACATTCAGAAGCAGCTGCGGCGGAGTCCGATCGTTGCCCGCACCCCTCGCGGACTTACAGAGCTCCCTGATATTCTGGCGGCGATCAAGGAGGCAGCGCAGCATGGCTATGCGATCAGCGATGAGGAACTGGCGCTCGGCATCCGATCCCTGGCGGTCCCGGTGCTGGGATCAAACAATGAGATCGTAGCCGCTGTCAGCGTCAGCGCAGCATCGGCACGCGTCAAGGTCAGCGATCTGCGCAAACGATTTCTGCCACCGCTGTTAACCTGCGCAGGTCAGATCTCTCGTTCGCTGAAAGGCCTTCGCTGAGGTGTAGGAAGCTTCAAGCAGCGCTCGGGCTCGGACATTTCGAAGGGCGAGGATGGCGCGGCTTCCACCATCAAGCCACACTCTGCATCGCGGCCTACGGATTCCTGATCTCCGAAAGGGAGACGGTTCCCCCTCACCACCTCGTTCCACCGCGATGTTCCAAGCGCCTGCCATTCCCGAAGGTTATAGACCCAGAAGCTCCACCGCTGCGGCCCGAGCGGCACATGCCAAACTCGATTGCGACCATGCGCCGACGGATCGTTCTCGCCGTCGTGCAAAGCTTGCCGCGTGTCCTTGCTGCGCCGCGCCGATCAGGAACCTGGCAAAGTACAAAACTTTATGACGCAGTAAGAATAGTACTCTAGAAGGTAATGTCAGCTAACTGGACGACCATCGAAATGCCCCGGCACGCCGGCCTTCGACGATTCGAACCGAGTTGAAGCATCATCAATTCCAACTCTGGCAATGGTGCTTTCTATTCTCGTGTGTCCACCTTTATCGCCTGTTGTACGGGTGTTCTCCACGCGAATGGCACAACCAATACGCCCAGCAACGCGAACGCTGCCAGCATCGCCCATGCGTCATTAACGCTCCAAACAAAAGCAGCCTTTTCGATCATTGGTCGTACTAAGGCCTCTGTGTCCGGCGTTAGCGGGCCGGATAGTCCGCTCGCCAATAATCCCGGATCCAATCCAATCGCCGTGGCGGCGGTCGCATCTCCTGCTAGAAGCCGGGCGCTAAGGGCGTCAGCATGGATACTGGTTCGTCCGTACAGAAGCGTGTCGATCAGCGCGATGCCAATCGCACCGCCCAGATTACGCGCGAGATTGAAGAGACCGCTCGCATCCGGCACCTGCGTTTCAGATAGCGCCCCCAACGCCAAACGCGTCGGCGGCAAAAGGCAGAACATGATTGCAACGCCGCGAATGACCTGTGGCCAGAACATCTCGCTGAAGTCCGTATCTCGCGTCTCAAACATGCTCAGTCCCAGTCCAAGTGCAAACAGGGCGAAGCCCACCGCGGTCAGCAATCGGGCGTCAACGCGACGCTCCAGCGCAACTGCAATTGGCGCGATCGCAAGTTGAGCCACACCGGTGACCAGCATGGTCGAACCAATTTCCAATGCATCGTGTCCCCGGGCGAACGCAAGAAAAACCGGCATAAGATAAACAGAGCCGAATAGACCGATACCCAAGCAAAAGCTCAACACGCACCCGATTGCGAAAGAACGATCCCTAAATGTGGATAGTTCCACAACTGGATAGGCGGCTCGCAACGCTCTCCAAACGAAAAACCCGCCGGTGATAGCGCTGAGAGAAAACAAGCTTATGCAGATGGAGGAGAACCATCCATCTTGCGGAGACTGCTTGAGCCCGATCTCGAGGCTTGCGAGCGCGAACGCCATTAGAACCAGTGACAAGCCGTCGAATTTCGCACCTTCACTGAATTTCGTACTTTGCCGAGGCAAAAGATACGGCGTAACGACGCAAACAACCAATCCCGGAGCAACATTGATTAGAAACAACCAGTGCCAGGAATACGCCTGAGTAATCCAGCCACCGGCGACAGGTCCGACCGTCGGTGCAAGCACCGCCATGATTCCGGCAATCGTCGATGCAATGCCTTGCGTGCGCGGCCGGAATAAGATGAATACCGCGGCAAACACTGTTGGAATCAGCGTTCCTCCTGCGAATCCCTGCACCACTCGAAACGAAACAAGCATGGCGAAACTATCGCTTGCTGCACATCCGATCGATGCCAAGGTGAAAAGCCCGATGGCGGCGGTGAATAGCCAGCGCATCGAAAGTACACGCGTGAGCCAGCCAGTCATTGGAATGGCGATGATCTCAGCGATCAAATAGGACGTTTGGATCCAGCTCATCGCTTCGGGAGAAATCGCAAGGGCATTCTGGATTGTCGGCAGCGACGTCGCCACGACCTGAATGTCGAGGATCGCCATGAACATACCAAGGCACATCAAGCCAAAGCCGATCCATGTCCTGGTCCCCGCGAGGGGCAATTCGGTACGCATCATCGTCTCAGCTCCCCACACTGTTTGGCGAGCGCACGATTTTCTGCGTAAATGCGAATGGCGAGGATCAATGCATTCAGGGCCGTGTAAATGAGCGCCATGAGCGGCAGACCCAGTGTAAGAGGCAAAACCGCAATCTCACATGCAACCACCACATAATTCGGATGTGACAAGAACCGATAAGGACCCGTGGTCACCAGCTGAGAACCGGGCAGGACGATGATTCTCGTGGTCCATCTTGGACCGAGTGTCGCGATGACCCAGATCCGAAACACCTGAAGAACCACAAAAACGCCCAGTCCGGGCAAATTGACGGGCTGACGATCTCCCCACATCCACAGCGAGACCAGCCAAGCCCCGTGCATGGCAACAAGCCAAGGATAGTGACCGGCCCCAATTTCCAAGCCGCCCCGGTTTAGAAGCCAGTTAGTATTCTTGTGGGCAAGGACGAGTTCGCCGCAACGTTGCAGCGTCACAAAGCCGAGAAGAATTACAGCGAAGGTCACGCAGCCCGCCGCATCGCGACACAGCTTGCAGTGAAGCCGGGGCCCAGTGATGTCAGCAATGATCGAAACGGGACTTGGCCCGCGAGAACGCGCTCCAGCACGAACAAAACGGTCGGCGCCGACATATTTCCATAATCGGCAAGAATTTGCCGCTCGTGATCGAGCGAGCCTTGATTGAGCGAGAATGCGGATTCCAAGGCACTCACCACTTTGGTACCGCCGGGATGACACACGAATCGATCCACATCATCAAGCGTGAGATTCATTCGCTTGAGGATGCCAGTCACCGCCGCGTTCATGTTGGCAGCAGCAAAGGCGGGAATTGACCGGCGAAAAATGACGCCAAATCCTTCCGGATCGACTCTCCACCCCATGATATCGAGCGTGTCGGGCCAAAGGTGTTCCCCAGCGCCTTCAACTTGAACCGCCCCCGCGTCTCCGGCGCGCAGGACCACCGCTGCGGCACCATCGCCGAACAGACTGGTCGCAACGATGTTGGCCTTGGTCAGTTCATCTCGGCGAAAGGCAAGCGTACAGAGTTCAATCGCGACGAGCAGCACATTGGTGCCGGGCCGCGCCTGCGCCAGACGAGACGCAATCGACAAGCCCGACACACCGCCCGCACAGCCGAGACCAAACACGGGGACGCGAAAAACATCTGACCGAAACCCGATTTTGCCTGCAACGCGCGCCTCGAGGCTCGGCGTCGTAATTCCGGTCGAACAAACAGTGACAACGGTGTCTATTTCGTTCGGGACAAGACCGGCCCGCTCAATCGCTTTCTGCGCGACATCGATGAAGAGCTCCTCGCCTCCTTCCAGAAACGCTTGCGTCCTTTCAGGCCAGCCGCGGGGCTCAAAGTACCATTCAATCGGTTTGACGCCATAACGCTTTATCACACCGGTATTTTCGAAGACGCGCGAAAGACGTTCAAATTCCGGAAAGCGATCGCCGAATATTTGCCGGGAAACTTCCTCGACCTTCTTTTGCTTAAACTCGAAAGTCGGGACGGAAGTCGCCAAGGAAACCAGAGCCGTGGGAGATGTCATAAGAGTCGCTTCACTGCCAGAGGTGCCATGGCATACGAAACAACGAGATTGGCGCAATAGTCCGTCATCACGATGGAATGATGCTTCGTGGTCAGTCAACAAAACTTGAGCGGTGAGGCTGCAGCGCTCCGTCAGCGGGCGGACCAATGTCATGATTCTGTTAAGGACCTGCTCCGGCACATCCTTGATCTCGATGCGCTCGCTGAAGTTATCGACCATGACCAGTTTCAGCCTCGCGCCGTTGATCCGTTGCTGCCGCGGCAGGATCACCCGCAGCAGTACGTGACCGGCGGTTGCATGGGCGCCTCGAGATCGAGCGGATGCGGAGATCTGGACATCTATCGATCACAAACCGCCGGTGACCGACATTGTCGCGATGACGGGCGGGGTGGCAATCCTGGTCGAGATGGACCCACCAGACCTCGTGGCCGGTCGTTTCATTCGAGACCCAATGGACCGTACCGGTCGCGCCCACTGCAGCGAACGGCCAGACAATCTACCTGTTCAACGGGCTGCAGGATGCGAACGGTACGCATATCGTTCAGCCTGTGCCGCAATGGCGGCCCTCTCCTGCCCGGGGGCTGGTAGAGTGCGTGCTGACCTTGGAGGCCTACCCGTCATCTGTGTCACGTCTCGAAAGTATCCACCATGGACTTCCCAGGAAGGGGGGTTTATAGTATTTTCGACCTCTATCCTGAAGTTTAGAGGCTAGCAACCATCTTCCGGTGGCCATGGGACGAGTCAGCTACAGCCAGTCGCTAGAAAATCGCGCGCGTATCGTGAAGGTCGCAAGCGAGCTGTTTCGCGCAAACGGCGTCGAAGCCGTGACCATAGCGGACGTGATGAAGGCGGCCGGCATGACGCAGGGCGGTTTCTACACGCATTTCGAAACAAAGGATCATCTTGCAGCCGAGGCATGTACCCTCAGCTTTGTCACGTCCG is drawn from Nitrobacteraceae bacterium AZCC 2146 and contains these coding sequences:
- a CDS encoding IclR family pca regulon transcriptional regulator (product_source=KO:K02624; cath_funfam=3.30.450.40; cog=COG1414; ko=KO:K02624; pfam=PF01614,PF09339; smart=SM00346; superfamily=46785,55781; tigrfam=TIGR02431) — translated: MATTLPSEKREGMAGLAKGLAIIEAFSVNSVMSVADAARASGATRAAARRCLLTLVELNYLELSGREFRPLPRLRRLGGMTSGRDQLIRIALPLLERARDELAESVSLAVLDDDQSLFIARAEAQHIVSTGVRVGAYLPLYCSATGRVLLGSHADADIQKQLRRSPIVARTPRGLTELPDILAAIKEAAQHGYAISDEELALGIRSLAVPVLGSNNEIVAAVSVSAASARVKVSDLRKRFLPPLLTCAGQISRSLKGLR
- a CDS encoding alkylresorcinol/alkylpyrone synthase (product_source=KO:K16167; cath_funfam=3.40.47.10; cog=COG3424; ko=KO:K16167; pfam=PF00195,PF02797; superfamily=53901), with translation MVDNFSERIEIKDVPEQVLNRIMTLVRPLTERCSLTAQVLLTDHEASFHRDDGLLRQSRCFVCHGTSGSEATLMTSPTALVSLATSVPTFEFKQKKVEEVSRQIFGDRFPEFERLSRVFENTGVIKRYGVKPIEWYFEPRGWPERTQAFLEGGEELFIDVAQKAIERAGLVPNEIDTVVTVCSTGITTPSLEARVAGKIGFRSDVFRVPVFGLGCAGGVSGLSIASRLAQARPGTNVLLVAIELCTLAFRRDELTKANIVATSLFGDGAAAVVLRAGDAGAVQVEGAGEHLWPDTLDIMGWRVDPEGFGVIFRRSIPAFAAANMNAAVTGILKRMNLTLDDVDRFVCHPGGTKVVSALESAFSLNQGSLDHERQILADYGNMSAPTVLFVLERVLAGQVPFRSLLTSLGPGFTASCVAMRRAA
- a CDS encoding anthranilate 1,2-dioxygenase large subunit (product_source=KO:K16319; cath_funfam=2.102.10.10; cog=COG4638; ko=KO:K16319; pfam=PF00355,PF00848; superfamily=50022,55961), coding for MNKIVLPPNESSPASWPEGLTRVPYWVFQDQKIYAEEQRRIFQGPNWHYLALEVELAEAGDFLTTQVGDTPVIVTRDSDSEIYAFENRCAHRGALICLEHRGKHRKDFSCVYHAWNYDPQGNLTGVAFKDGVKGKGGMPDSFKMEQHGPRKLRIAILHGLIFGSFSEDVPSIEEYLGEEILTRIERVLGGRTPVVLGRFTQVLPNNWKLYMENVKDSYHASILHLFFTTFELNRLSQKGGIIVDESGGHHVSYSAIDPDAEKDVEYAKQQLRSESEYKLADPTLLQGFDEYHDGVTLQILSVFPTFVLQQIQNAIAVRQIVPRAVDKTDLNWTYLGFADDTPEQRLTRIKQGNLVGPAGYISMEDGCVGGFVQRGIAGASDERAVLEMGGAEAKSSESRVTESSVRGFWKAYRANMGL
- a CDS encoding methyltransferase (product_source=KO:K16168; cog=COG1755; ko=KO:K16168; pfam=PF04140; superfamily=50494; transmembrane_helix_parts=Outside_1_36,TMhelix_37_59,Inside_60_65,TMhelix_66_88,Outside_89_125,TMhelix_126_148,Inside_149_168), producing MTFAVILLGFVTLQRCGELVLAHKNTNWLLNRGGLEIGAGHYPWLVAMHGAWLVSLWMWGDRQPVNLPGLGVFVVLQVFRIWVIATLGPRWTTRIIVLPGSQLVTTGPYRFLSHPNYVVVACEIAVLPLTLGLPLMALIYTALNALILAIRIYAENRALAKQCGELRR
- a CDS encoding DHA2 family multidrug resistance protein (product_source=KO:K03446; cath_funfam=1.20.1250.20; cog=COG0477; ko=KO:K03446; pfam=PF07690; superfamily=103473; tigrfam=TIGR00711; transmembrane_helix_parts=Inside_1_12,TMhelix_13_35,Outside_36_54,TMhelix_55_74,Inside_75_80,TMhelix_81_100,Outside_101_109,TMhelix_110_132,Inside_133_138,TMhelix_139_158,Outside_159_167,TMhelix_168_190,Inside_191_202,TMhelix_203_222,Outside_223_228,TMhelix_229_251,Inside_252_269,TMhelix_270_292,Outside_293_306,TMhelix_307_329,Inside_330_335,TMhelix_336_354,Outside_355_368,TMhelix_369_388,Inside_389_399,TMhelix_400_422,Outside_423_485,TMhelix_486_505,Inside_506_519): MMRTELPLAGTRTWIGFGLMCLGMFMAILDIQVVATSLPTIQNALAISPEAMSWIQTSYLIAEIIAIPMTGWLTRVLSMRWLFTAAIGLFTLASIGCAASDSFAMLVSFRVVQGFAGGTLIPTVFAAVFILFRPRTQGIASTIAGIMAVLAPTVGPVAGGWITQAYSWHWLFLINVAPGLVVCVVTPYLLPRQSTKFSEGAKFDGLSLVLMAFALASLEIGLKQSPQDGWFSSICISLFSLSAITGGFFVWRALRAAYPVVELSTFRDRSFAIGCVLSFCLGIGLFGSVYLMPVFLAFARGHDALEIGSTMLVTGVAQLAIAPIAVALERRVDARLLTAVGFALFALGLGLSMFETRDTDFSEMFWPQVIRGVAIMFCLLPPTRLALGALSETQVPDASGLFNLARNLGGAIGIALIDTLLYGRTSIHADALSARLLAGDATAATAIGLDPGLLASGLSGPLTPDTEALVRPMIEKAAFVWSVNDAWAMLAAFALLGVLVVPFAWRTPVQQAIKVDTRE
- a CDS encoding anthranilate 1,2-dioxygenase small subunit (product_source=KO:K16320; cath_funfam=3.10.450.50; cog=COG5517; ko=KO:K16320; pfam=PF00866; superfamily=54427) translates to MSDNVQQYITKTQADYARCIDDDRLEEWPNFFHGPCLYKITTSSNYRDGLEAGIVFANSRGMLSDRVSALRDANIYERQSYRHILGQPSIISKEGPMVRSETSFLVARILQDGDTSIYATGRYFDLYEIADEAAKLNERTVVCDSSRIDTLLALPL